In Zingiber officinale cultivar Zhangliang chromosome 6A, Zo_v1.1, whole genome shotgun sequence, a single genomic region encodes these proteins:
- the LOC121996426 gene encoding uncharacterized protein LOC121996426, which produces MADWGPVVIAVVLFVVLSPGLLFQLPAGNGRVVAFGSLQTSGLSILVHAVLYFALITIFLIAIGVHIYTG; this is translated from the coding sequence ATGGCGGATTGGGGGCCGGTGGTGATCGCGGTGGTGCTGTTCGTGGTGCTCTCGCCGGGACTTCTGTTCCAGCTGCCGGCGGGGAATGGGCGGGTCGTGGCGTTCGGCAGCTTGCAGACGAGCGGCCTCTCTATACTCGTCCACGCTGTCCTCTACTTCGCCCTCATCACCATCTTCCTCATCGCCATTGGCGTTCACATCTACACCGGCTAA
- the LOC121996425 gene encoding membrane-anchored ubiquitin-fold protein 4-like, giving the protein MPEEDLIELRFRLYDGSDIGPICYSSSSTVAMLKERIIAEWPRDKKIVPKVANDVKLISAGKVLENNKTIAQCRSPFGEIPAGIITMHVVVQQSSSKIKTEKKIEESPKKTFCSCSIL; this is encoded by the exons ATGCCAGAAGAAGATCTGATCGAGCTCAGGTTCCGGCTGTACGATGGATCGGACATCGGTCCGATCTGTTACTCCTCTTCTTCCACCGTCGCCATGCTCAAGGAAAGGATAATCGCTGAATGGCCGCGTG ATAAGAAGATTGTTCCGAAGGTGGCTAATGATGTGAAACTAATAAGTGCCGGCAAAGTGTTAGAGAACAACAAGACCATTGCACAATGCAGATCCCCTTTTGGTGAAATTCCCGCTGGGATTATCACCATGCATGTCGTCGTACAGCAATCCTCGTCTAAAATTAAAACAG AAAAGAAGATTGAGGAATCGCCGAAGAAGACTTTCTGCTCTTGTTCGATATTGTAG